A region from the Azospirillum thermophilum genome encodes:
- the pnp gene encoding polyribonucleotide nucleotidyltransferase — protein sequence MFKVYRKEIEWGGRKLTFETGRIARQADGAVLVTYGETTVLCTAVAAKSPKPGVDFFPLTVNYQEKAFAAGKIPGGFFKREGRPTEKETLVSRLIDRPIRPLFADGFRNETQVICTVLSHDLENDADIVSMVGTSAALTLSGIPFLGPIGAARVGYVDGEYVLNPTMDAIEGSALDLVVAGTTEGVLMVESEAKELTEEVMLGAVMFGHKNFQPVIQAIIDLAEECAKEPWDLPEPAYDRAALKAKLRETVGADVEAAYTETVKQVRYEKIGAAKAKAVEALAESFEAQAIASEFKELEADILRGAVLKTGRRIDGRDTKTVRPIVSEVGVLPRAHGSALFTRGETQALVVTTLGTTQDEQIIDALEGEYREHFMLHYNFPPYSVGEAGRMGSPGRREIGHGKLAWRAIHPLLPSKEEFPYTLRVVSEVTESNGSSSMATVCGSSLSLMDAGAPLPRPVAGIAMGLIKEDTGFAVLSDILGDEDHLGDMDFKVAGTEKGVTALQMDIKITSITEEIMKIALAQAKDGRLHILGEMAKALTGAREGVNENAPRITVITIPKEKIRDVIGSGGKVIREIVEQTGAKIDIEDDGTVKVSAVDQKKSDAAIDWIKGIVAEPELNVVYTGKVVKVVDFGAFVNFLGSRDGLVHISELAQQRVGKVSDVVKQGDEVKVKVIGFDDRGKVKLSMKQVDQATGEDLTKKAE from the coding sequence ATGTTCAAAGTCTACCGTAAAGAAATCGAGTGGGGCGGGCGCAAGCTGACGTTCGAGACGGGCAGGATCGCCCGTCAGGCCGACGGTGCCGTTCTGGTCACCTATGGCGAGACTACCGTCCTGTGCACGGCCGTCGCCGCCAAGTCGCCGAAGCCGGGCGTCGATTTCTTCCCTCTGACGGTCAACTACCAGGAGAAGGCCTTCGCGGCGGGCAAGATCCCCGGCGGCTTCTTCAAGCGTGAAGGCCGCCCGACCGAGAAGGAGACGCTGGTCAGCCGTCTGATCGACCGGCCGATCCGTCCGCTCTTCGCCGACGGCTTCCGCAACGAGACCCAGGTCATCTGCACCGTGCTGAGCCACGACCTGGAGAACGACGCGGACATCGTGTCGATGGTCGGCACCTCGGCCGCCCTCACCCTGTCGGGCATCCCCTTCCTGGGTCCGATCGGCGCCGCCCGCGTCGGCTATGTCGACGGCGAGTATGTGCTGAACCCGACCATGGACGCCATCGAGGGCTCGGCGCTCGACCTCGTCGTCGCCGGCACCACCGAAGGCGTGCTGATGGTCGAGTCGGAAGCCAAGGAGCTGACCGAGGAGGTCATGCTCGGCGCCGTCATGTTCGGCCACAAGAACTTCCAGCCGGTCATCCAGGCGATCATCGACCTCGCCGAGGAATGCGCCAAGGAGCCGTGGGACCTGCCGGAGCCGGCCTACGACCGCGCCGCCCTCAAGGCGAAGCTGCGCGAGACCGTCGGCGCCGACGTCGAGGCGGCCTACACCGAGACGGTGAAGCAGGTCCGCTACGAGAAGATCGGCGCCGCCAAGGCCAAGGCGGTCGAGGCGCTGGCCGAGTCCTTCGAGGCCCAGGCGATCGCCTCCGAGTTCAAGGAGCTCGAGGCCGACATCCTGCGCGGCGCGGTGCTGAAGACCGGCCGCCGCATCGACGGCCGTGACACCAAGACCGTCCGCCCGATCGTGTCCGAGGTCGGCGTGCTGCCGCGCGCCCACGGTTCCGCCCTGTTCACCCGCGGCGAGACGCAGGCCCTGGTGGTCACCACGCTCGGCACCACCCAGGACGAGCAGATCATCGACGCGCTGGAAGGCGAGTACCGCGAGCACTTCATGCTCCACTACAACTTCCCGCCCTACTCGGTGGGCGAGGCCGGCCGCATGGGCTCGCCGGGCCGCCGCGAGATCGGCCACGGGAAGCTGGCGTGGCGCGCCATCCACCCGCTGCTGCCGTCGAAGGAAGAGTTCCCCTACACGCTGCGCGTGGTGTCGGAAGTCACGGAGTCCAACGGCTCCTCCTCGATGGCGACGGTCTGCGGCTCGTCGCTGTCGCTGATGGACGCCGGCGCTCCGCTGCCCCGTCCGGTGGCCGGCATCGCCATGGGCCTGATCAAGGAAGACACCGGCTTCGCCGTCCTGTCGGACATCCTGGGTGACGAGGATCACCTGGGCGACATGGACTTCAAGGTGGCCGGCACCGAGAAGGGCGTCACGGCGCTGCAGATGGACATCAAGATCACCTCGATCACCGAGGAGATCATGAAGATCGCGCTCGCCCAGGCCAAGGACGGCCGCCTGCACATCCTCGGCGAGATGGCGAAGGCCCTCACCGGCGCCCGCGAGGGTGTCAACGAGAACGCCCCGCGCATCACCGTCATCACCATCCCGAAGGAGAAGATCCGCGACGTGATCGGCTCCGGCGGCAAGGTGATCCGCGAGATCGTCGAGCAGACCGGCGCCAAGATCGACATCGAGGACGACGGCACCGTCAAGGTGTCGGCGGTCGACCAGAAGAAGTCGGACGCCGCCATCGACTGGATCAAGGGCATCGTCGCCGAGCCGGAACTGAACGTGGTCTATACCGGCAAGGTCGTGAAGGTCGTCGATTTCGGCGCCTTCGTGAACTTCCTGGGCTCGCGCGACGGCCTCGTCCACATCTCCGAGCTGGCGCAGCAGCGCGTCGGCAAGGTGTCGGACGTCGTCAAGCAGGGCGACGAGGTGAAGGTCAAGGTCATCGGCTTCGACGACCGCGGCAAGGTCAAGCTGTCGATGAAGCAGGTCGACCAGGCCACCGGCGAGGACCTGACCAAGAAGGCCGAGTAA
- a CDS encoding DMT family transporter yields MLTAHIAALGAALCWAAGGLIAIGPVRAIGSLAFNRLRLAIVGAGLTVAASVMGVWHTLEAEAALRLAASALAGIVMGDLALFWSLSRLGPRRNVVIYATNAPLTALLGWLVLGETLGPTTVLGIGFVTMGVMLAVALRSGNGHAWEAVQGSLLAGVAVCLVAALGQATGSIIAKPAMATGVHPIAAAAVRTVTAAGAMLVLGLLFRERMAAGGSLTPRIALLTAVNGFIGVGMGATLIMVALSYGNAGVVATLSAMSPVLILPMLWALTRQRPGLGAWVGAAIAVAGVGLIVNR; encoded by the coding sequence ATGCTGACCGCTCATATCGCGGCGCTGGGGGCGGCGCTCTGCTGGGCGGCGGGCGGGCTGATCGCCATCGGGCCGGTGCGGGCCATCGGGTCGCTCGCCTTCAACCGGCTGCGGCTCGCCATCGTCGGCGCCGGGCTGACGGTCGCCGCCAGCGTCATGGGCGTCTGGCACACGCTGGAGGCGGAGGCGGCGCTGCGTCTGGCCGCCTCGGCGCTGGCCGGCATCGTGATGGGCGACTTGGCGCTCTTCTGGTCGCTGTCCCGGCTGGGGCCGCGGCGCAATGTCGTGATCTACGCCACCAACGCGCCGCTGACCGCCCTGCTGGGCTGGCTGGTGCTGGGCGAGACGCTGGGGCCGACGACCGTCCTGGGGATCGGCTTCGTCACCATGGGCGTGATGCTGGCGGTCGCCCTGCGGTCCGGCAACGGCCATGCCTGGGAGGCGGTGCAGGGCAGCCTGCTGGCCGGCGTGGCGGTCTGCCTGGTGGCGGCGCTGGGGCAGGCGACCGGCTCGATCATCGCCAAGCCGGCGATGGCGACGGGCGTGCATCCCATCGCGGCGGCGGCGGTCCGCACCGTCACGGCCGCGGGCGCCATGCTGGTCCTCGGCCTGCTGTTCCGCGAGCGCATGGCGGCGGGCGGCAGCCTCACGCCGCGCATCGCCCTGCTGACGGCGGTCAACGGCTTCATCGGCGTCGGCATGGGCGCCACGCTGATCATGGTCGCGCTCAGCTACGGCAATGCCGGCGTGGTCGCCACCCTGTCGGCGATGAGCCCGGTGCTGATCCTGCCGATGCTGTGGGCGTTGACGCGGCAGCGGCCGGGGCTCGGCGCCTGGGTCGGGGCGGCCATCGCGGTCGCCGGGGTCGGGCTGATCGTCAATCGCTGA